Within the Dolichospermum compactum NIES-806 genome, the region TGGAGTTCAATAATTTCTACATGATCAAAATACTGGGAAGCTCTGAGGGCAGCTTCTTGGAGTAGTACCATACCAATGGAAAAGTTAGGAATAACCAAACAACCGGTACTGGCTTTTTCGGCAAAATCAGCTAATTCTTCGAGTTGTGCCGGACTTAAACCTGTAGTTCCCACAACTGGACGAATTCCATAGGCGATCGCACTCCGAATATTATTATAAACTGCATCAGGATGAGTAAAATCAACCAATACGCCCGGTTGCATCTGTCTCTCCCCAGCCACATACGCCAACATTGGCTCTAATTGATTCGTAATTGGTACTTCCAAGGGTTCACTTAAACCCGCCAGTTCCCCCGCATCCTTACCTTGATGTTCAGGAGTTGTGTCAATTGCACCCATTAAAGTCAAATCAGATGCTTCTGCTACTGCTTTAATTACTTCACGTCCCATTTTACCAGCAGCACCATTGACAATAACCGGAATAGAAGTTTGATTGCTCATAGATTTAACAATTATTTTTAATTCAACAAAGAAATTGTCTCACAAGAGATAACGAACGTCACGGAAGCCACTTGGCACCTCTTGACAAAAGACTTACAGCCTTAACTTGTCACCAATGGACTGGGAATTCATTGCCAGTCGGGTTATAGGTTTCACGTTAAGTTGATACTAAATCCAAAAGATGAATTATCAACTAGATAATCAAGCTAAAAAAATCGTCTTCTTGGCCGAGTTTCAGACGGTGTTTTTCGTAAAAGAACTACTTCTGCTTCACTACCCTCTCTAGCTACTCGAATTAATAAGGCAGAAGATAGCAAACTGGCAACCATCGAATTACCACCATAACTAAACATAGGTAAGGGTAAACCTGTAGTTGGTAAAGCACCTGTCGTTACACCAATATGTAATAATGATTGTCCAATCATGACAACTACTACACCAATTGCCACTAATTTGGATGTGATATTTTTGGATTTGAGAGCAATAATTAATCCTAAAGTGGCAAATATGGCTAACATTATTAATAGTAAAATACCGCCAATAAAACCAAATTCTTCGGAAAAAATTGCGAAAATAAAATCAGTATCTTGAATTGGTAAATAAAATAACTTCTGTTGAGAAAGTCCAAATCCAGACCCCCAAGTTTGACCTGAACCTACAGCTAATAAACTTTGTACTAACTGATAACCATCTCCTGTGGCATCAGCCCAAGGATTCATAAAGGACATAATGCGTTTGCGTTGATATTCTCTGATACTAATACTGAGTAATGCTAAAAGTAAGCCACCAAAGGCTGTTCCTACCAAATATTTATATGGTATTCCTGCGGCTAAGGCAATAAACCAAATTGTCATTCCGCAAAGTGCTGTGGTACTTAAGTTAGGTTGGGCAAGAATTCCTAAAAGCACAAGACCAAAAACACCTAACCAAGATAATCGAATTCCCCAAGGTCGTTTTTCCCACTGGCCAAAAAGTGTGGCACTTTGTAAAACTAAAAAAGGTTTAATTAATTCTGATGGTTGGATAGGAATCGGTCCAATGGCTATCCATCTAGCCGCATCAAAGGCTTTTTTTCCTAATCCTGGTATTAATGTCAGAAAAATCAACATCAGGAAAAATATTAAAAACCAATGAGATACACCCAAGATTTTTCGCAATGGCAGATTAACAATGATGTTGAAAATAATTAAGGAAGCTATAGCCCAAAGAATTTGCCGTTTAAAATAATACAAACCGTCACCATGACGGGCATCAGCAACGGGATAGGATGCGGAAAAGAGGATGATTAAGCCAATAAACATCCACGTTAATGTTAGCCAGCGCAACAATCGGGCTTCTAAACCCCAGCTAGAAACAGAATTATCAAAAATTGGGATTAAACGGAGTAGATTCACAATTTGGTAACTGGTAATTGGTGATTTTCTTCTTTCTTCTCCTGACTCCTGGGTGGGGAAACCCCGCCCCTACTACAAGAAATGCTGTATTTAAATTAAAACTAAGTTATCTCGGTGAATCACAGTATCTGCGCCTCCATAACCCAGAATTGAGGGGATTTCCCGTGAATGTCGTCCGCAAATTTTCTGCAATTCTTCACTATTATAATTCACTAATCCTCTAGCAATTTCATCACCATTACTATCACACAATTGCACCGCTTCTTGATTGTCAAATTCCCCTTCTACGGCTTTAATTCCCGCTGCTAGTAAGGATTTTCCCGCTTTGACAACGGCAGCGATCGCCCCCTCGTCTAAATATAATTTTCCTCCAGGAATCAAACCATAGGCTATCCAACGTTTGCGGGCTGAGGTTGGTTCTGGTTGCGGTGCAAAATGTGTACCAATGAGTTCCCCCTGAATAATTTTTTCAATGTTTCGGGGAAACTGTCCTTGAGTAATGACTGTACGGATACCAGCAGCGATCGCAATTCTCGCTGCCGAAATTTTAGTCATCATCCCTCCAGTCCCCCATTGAGAACCCTGTCCACCAGTTTGAATCTGTAAATCTGTCAGTTCTTGCATACTACTAACTAAACTAATCGGTTTAGCATCGGGTACGAAACGAGGATCGGCTGAATACAATCTATCAACATCCGTTAATAAAAATAACCAGTTTGCTTCTACTAAACTAGCTACTAATGCAGACAGGGTATCATTATCCCCAAATTTTAATTCTTCTACCGCTACTGTATCATTTTCATTAACTATAGGAATTACTCCCAAACCTAGTAATTCTTGAAAAGTATTATTAACATTAAGATAGCGGCTACGTTGTACCAAATCTGCCCTAGTCAACAATACTTGAGCAATTGGTTGTTGGAGAATACTAAATAAATCATCATATATACGCATTAATCTACCCTGTCCAACTGCTGCTACAGCCTGTTTTAAAGCTATAGTTTTGGGACGTTCCGTTAACCCTAACCGCGCACAACCGACTCCCACCGCGCCAGAAGAAACTAAAATTACCCGATGTCCCTGTCGTCTCAAATCACAGAGAGTTTCCGCTAAAGTAGCAATACTAGAAAGGGCTAATTGTCCTGTTTCTGGTTGAGTAAGGCTAGAAGTACCGATTTTAACAACAATTGTTTTGGTCATTAGTTAGTGGTCAGTTGTTATTCCCAAAAAATTATACAGCGCCAATCCCTCTATGGTGAAGGTTGGCGCTGTACGGGTTTATATTTATCTATTATCTGCTAGGGTCTTTTTAGGCTGACCCTGATGTTATCGAAATTAATAATCTCTGATTTTTTGCGAATTTGATAATTCCTTAACTATTTCTTTAGATTTACTTTCCTGACGAATAATAAATCTTTGTAAAGATTTGTATCTTAAAAAGATTAATACAGCACGGCGAAAATAAACCAACCACTATAAATCTACCAAAAGCTTATACCGCGTTTGTTTTGACTTTTGACTTTTGATTTTCGCCTGGCGGCACTAAGTAGGTATACTGCAAACGGTTTATTGTTTAACTAAATATGGAACCCCTCTCCAAACCTCTCCCCGCAACGGGGAGAGGCTTTGAGACTGTTATTTGTATTATAAAAAAGTCCAAGTTTTAGCCGTTTTGAGTATAAACGTGAACTAACCAAAATGTGTATTGTAGAACCAAGAAACATTCCAATATAATTGCGCTGTCGCTTCATCCAACCTACAAAAAATGGCGCAGGTATGGTTATCGTTGATAATATAACTATGCTTTCTAGTTACCAATTATGACTATAGCCACTGAACGCCAGATTACACTAGAAGATTTTCTCAAGTTACCAGAAACTAAACCAGCATCAGAATTTATTAACGGGGAAATCCTACAAAAACCTATGCCACAGGGTGAACATAGCTTAATTCAAACTACTTTTATTGAAGTTGTCAATGGACTAACCAGAAGTCAAAAAATTGCCATAGCTTTCTCCGAACTACGCTGTACTTTTGGTGGTAGTACCATTGTTCCTGATATTGCGGTGTTCCGGTGGGAGAGAATTCCCACAACTGAATCTGGGAAAATTGCTAACCGCTTTGAAATTCATCCTGACTGGGTAATAGAGATTCTTTCTCCTGAACAACCACAGAAAAAAGTATTAACAAAATTATTGCATTGTTCCCGACATGGAACTGAGTTAGCTTGGTTATTAAACCCAGAAGAAGAAAGTGTATTGGCTGTATTTCCTGGACAAAAAATTGAAATATATGAAGGTGATGATAAATTACCAATTTTGGAAAATATCAATTTAGAATTAACAGTTAAGGAAATTTTTGGTTGGTTGAGTTTTGGTTCATAACGGTAGCAAGGAAAGGGGAATGAGAAACTTTATCAAGGGCGGGTAAACCCCGCCCAGAAATGAATTTCAGGGCTAATAACCAAAGTCTACTTTAGTAGACTCAAGATTATTCAGTCATCAAAAGACAACTTTTGCTATGAGACTGGGAATATGGCTAACGCCACGCTTCGCTATCATTCCCAGGCGGAACTTATGCCCACCCGGATATTAAAATTGTTGTAAGAAGCGTAAATCGCTGTTATATAAACGGCGAATATCATCAATTTGGTGTAATACCATAGCAAAACGTTCTACACCAAAACCAGCAGCAAAGCCGCTATAAACTTCGGGGTCATAACCGACAGATTTTAAAACATTGGGGTCAACCATTCCGCAACCCATGACTTCTAACCAACGTCCTTTCCACTGTAAATCTACCTCGGCTGAAGGTTCAGTAAAAGGAAAATAACTGGCACGAAAGCGAATTGGTAAGTCACCAAATATTGATTGTAAAAAGATTTTGACAGTTCCTTTGAGGTCTGTAAAAGTTAGTCCTTCATCTATGGCTAAAAGTTCGATTTGATGGAAAACTGCTGAGTGAGTCGCATCTACATCATCTCTGCGATATACTCGACCTGGGGCAACAACTCGAATGGGTGGTTCTTCCTTTTCCATGTAGCGAATTTGCACTGAGGAAGTATGAGTCCGCAATAAATTACCATCTGGTAAATAGAAGGTATCTTGCATATCACGGGCTGGATGATCTGGGGGAGTGTTAAGTGCTTCAAAATTGTAGTAATCTGTTTCCATTTCTGATCCTTGGGCAACGGTGTAACCCATGCCGACAAAGATATCTAGGGTTTGGTCAATAATGCCATTGAGGGGATGAATCCGACCTTGGGGACGGTAAATACCGGGCATGGTAACATCTATGGTTTCTGCCTCTAGCTGTACCTGAATTTGAGCAGATTCTAAGGCTGTGCGTTGCTGGTCAAGACTGTTTTGAATAGCTTCTTTGACTGTGTTAGCGATCGCCCCAATTTTAGGCCGTTCTTCCGCGCTCATTTGCCCCATACTTCGCAATAGCGCCCCCAATTGCCCTTTTTTGCCTAAATAGTTGACTCTAAGTTCTTCTAGGCGTTCTAGGGTATCAGCAGATGCGATCGCTGTTTCTCCTTCTTGCCGTAATGCTAAAAGTTGATTCTCTAAATTGCTAGTCATTAGTTATTGGTGATTAGTCATTAGTCATTAGTCTATAGTAGGGGACGGGGGACGGGGAACAGGGAACAGGGAACAGGGAACAGGGAACAGGGAACAGGGAACAGGGAACAGGGAACAGGGAACAGGGAACAGGGAACAGGGAACAGGGAACAGGGAACAGGGAACAGGGAACAGGGGGAATATTTTTCCTACTGACAACGAACAACTGACAACTGACAAATGACAAATGAAATTACTAATTAGCAATGATGATGGAATTTCTGCTTTGGGTATTCGTACCCTAGCCGACACTTTAGCAGCAGCGGGTCATGAAGTAACAGTAGTTTGTCCAGATCGAGAGCGATCGGCAACAGGACACGGATTAACCTTAATGCAACCAATTCGCGCGGAAATAGTAGAATCTGTTTTTCATCCTCATATTAAAGCTTGGGCTTGTGATGGTACGCCTTCAGATTGTGTAAAATTGGCACTATGGGCTTTATTAGATTCTCCACCCGACTTAGTGCTATCTGGAATTAACCAAGGCGCAAATTTAGGGACAGAAATCCTCTACTCTGGGACTGTTTCCGCAGCAATGGAAGGAGTAATCGAAGGTATTCCTAGTATTGCTTTTAGTTTAACCAGTCATACTCATAAAGACTTTCAAGCAGCAGCTAAATTTGCCGAAATCCTAGTTGCTAAAATTGCCGTCCAACCACTCCCAGAATTGATGTTACTGAATGTCAACGTCCCCCCCTTATCTTGGGAAGAAATAGCTGGAGTTACTTTTACCAGACAAGGAGTACGACGTTACGTAGATGTTTTTGACAAGCGAACTGATCCCAGAGGTAAAACTTACTACTGGTTAACTGGAGAAGTGATCGAAGACGTAGAACCACCTATAGAATTAAACTTACCAACCCACGTTCCCCTTGATGTTCATGCCATTCAAAAAAAATATATCAGTATTACTCCATTGCAATATAATTTGACTTATGGGCATGGACTTAATCAGCTATCTGGATGGGAATTTGAATTTCCGTAGATTTAGGCATCTTCATCTCAGCTAGAAAAAATTATTTTCAGTCACTTTACTGGATTTTGACTAGCTATTACTTAAGTAAGTGTAGTAACATATAATGACATTGATGAAAAAACAGTTATAGCAGGAGTCACCGAGTCAGGAGTAAAAACCTGTTGTGGAAGGAATTTTCTTATCAATTCATGTCCTAACTACCTTGACGGTTGCTATATATAATAATTCCTAGATTGCTGATTCTCACTAAACTCTGCTAAAACTAGCTGCATCTTACGCCAAAGTGTTTGTAAGTCTCAAAGCTGACTCTGTTGTTTTCAGCAACAAAATTTGTAAAACAGCATACACTTAAATAAATAAGTAGTCGTGTGTTTTCATTATCCTTTTGCTCAGTCCAGCCAGCCAACAATACCCAACCCATGTATAGGATAGAGAACCAATTTAATGTGCAGTTTTGGGGCGTTAGGGGCAGCATCCCAAGTCCAGGGCTAGATACCGTCCGCTACGGAGGTAATACTCCTTGTGTCTCCATGCAGGTGGGCGGTAAACGACTAATTTTTGATGCGGGGACAGGATTGCACATTTTAGGTAAATCCTTATTGTCCCAAATGCCAGTAGAAGGGCATTTATTTTTTACCCATTCCCACTGGGATCATATTCAAGGATTTCCCTTTTTTACCCCGGCTTTTATTAGTGGTAATAAATTTGATATTTATGGAGCGATCGCCCCAGATGGTTCTACCATAGAACAGCGATTAAATGACCAAATGCTGCATCCTAACTTCCCTGTACCATTACAGATTATGCAGTCTAATTTGACCTTTCACAACGTGCAAATCGGACAGTCCATCAGTATTGATGACATTATTATAGAAACCGCTCATTTAAATCATCCCGGTGAAGCAGTAGGATATCGAGTTAATTGGCGAGGTGGTGCTGCTGTTTATATCACTGATACTGAACATTATCCTGATCATTTAGATGAAAATGTCTTGTGGTTAGCTCGCAATGCTGACGTACTCATTTATGATTCTACCTATTCTGATGAAGAATACAGTAACCCCAAATTCCCAAAAATTGGTTGGGGACATTCCACTTGGCAAGAGGCTATAAAAGTTGCTAAAGCTGCTAATGTGAAAACCTTAGTAATTTACCATCATGATCCAGCCCACAATGATGATTATTTAGATCGTGTGGGTGAAGATGCTTATGCGAGTTTTCCCGGTGCAATTATGGCGAAGGAAGGACTAGTTATTCCAATTACTACAACTGATGTTACCTTAGCATCTGTTTCCGATAGTAAGCATTCAGACTAAGAATATTTTATTAAAAATAGGAATCGTTGGCAACATATTCGTTATATGGTAGGTTGAGTTGAGGTAACGAAACCCAACATTTATATTAAATTTTCATCAAAGTACAGTCTAGCCTAAAATGAGCAATACTTGTAACTTGGGTTGAGATAACCAACAAAAAAAAGGTATAATCAGATTCTCGTCTTGATACCTGTAAATGTCAAAGAAGATTATTAATTGTCAATTTCCGCACCGACTAAGGGAGTACCGCAAGTGATTTCCATCCCGTCGGGTAGTTCGGTGATTTTTGCCCCCATTTTATTGAGTTGTTATGCCATCACGGTAATGCGATCGCTCTCCCTATGATGCTAACATTTTCGTATTAACAACAAGTTCTCACATATTCTTGAAAAACTGGAGCCAATTTAAACAGAATCTTATCTTCTTTGATTTTCGTGATTAAATACCGTTGTTGTAAGGATTGTACTCTGTACAGGACAAAAAATAGAGAAAAAGCTTGCAAAGGAAACAGAGAAAGGGTTTCATAGAAAGTTACCACACAATCAAAGAAACCCCTATGAACCAGATTAACCTATTACGAGACACACTAAAACCACATTTGGAATGGCATGGAGCGCGTCTAAGCTTTTTAGCGTTATTTTTAATATCTTTATTAAGAGTAAAGACAGTGAACTTGGTAGAATTAGCAACTGGTTTTCGCAACTGTGCTAAAAACGAATCCAATTACAAACGGTTGCAAAGATTTTTCCGAGATTTTGATATAGATTATGCAGTCATAGCGAAAATGATTGTAAAAATCATGAACATTCCCCAGCCTTGGGTGTTAAGTATTGACCGGACTGAATGGCGTTTTGGTCAAATATGGTTAAATATCCTCATGTTGGGAGTAGTACATAATGGTGTCGCTTACCCCCTAGTTTGGCAGATATTGGAGAAGAAAGGTAACTCCAACACGGATGAACGAATGGATTTACTTGACCGATTTGGACAACTGTTCCCAGATGCACAAGTTGACTATATCAGTGCTGACAGAGAATTCGTGGGGGCAGAATGGTTAAGTTATTTACTGCTTGAACCAAATATTCCATTCCGAATCAGGATTCGTCACACTGATTTAATTAGTGATACAGAAAAGACTCTTCCAGGTAGCGTCATTTTTGCTCATCTGGCTGCGGGTGAATCTCAGGTTTTATCTACTCGTCGTTGGGTCTGGGGTCGTTCAGTTTATGTAGCTGGTTTACGTCTTGATGATGGCAAGTTATTAATCGTGATTTCTGATACTTCTCCCCAAACCATGATTGCTGACTATGGCCGTCCTTGGGGGATTGAAACTTTGTTCGGTATGTTTAAAACTCGTGGTTTTTGCTTGGAATCTACACATTTTATTGATTCTAACCGATTGAGTAAGCTCTTAGCTTTACTGTCATTAGCTATGTGTTGGGCTGTCAAGACTGGAGAATGGTTGCATCAACACCAACCTATCAAAATCAAGAAACATGGACCTTTTGCTAAAAGTGTTTTTCGTTACGGTTTAGATTATCTGCGTTCTCTTGTTACTGATTTAGATTTGAAATATGACGACTTTCTTCTCTCTCTCAATTTTTTGTCCTGTACTTAGATTTTTATTACCATTAGTGATAGTTACATCTAGCATAATTTTCTCTTGAATAGTGATTAAACGTTTTCTTCAATGACTATTAACTCTGTTTATTTTACGGAAATAGTCCCAAACGAATCCATAATTGTCTTGCTATCACTTGTGATTGACTATTTAACTCTAAACACTTTACAGTTACTCTGCCGATAGGTTTTATACCTGTAATCAAACCAGTTTCAGAATTAACTTGAAAATGCTCTTCCCATAGGTCTTCTCTAGGATTAAAAAGACGAACTTCAATATTAGATTCAGGATCTATTTCACTAATACGAGAACCTTTACGAAGATTACAAGAACGACAAGAAAGAGCTAGATTAATTTCAGCATTAGTACCTCCGCGACAAGTAGGAACTATGTGTTCAACTTCAAAGGGAAAATTAAATACTAATTCAGGTGCATGACAATATTCACAACGATGAATGGCGCGATCTGCTACAAGATGATAAAATTGATTCATTGACTCCATTGTTGTGCTAAGGATGCGGTTCTAGCAGTAGCAGCATTGAGTTCAAGATTAACAAGATTATCTAACTCAATTTGTATTTCTGGCGGAAGTTTCTGTTCTTGATCTCGTGCTATTCTCCACATAGTCATTAGTTCGGATAAACGTTGTTGTTGATCTTCAGTGAAGAATTGATCGGGATGAAAATTATCAATAATTAATAATGCCCGAAATTCAACTTCACCTAACTGTGTAGTCAAAGCATCTAAAGCTTGACCGGCAGTTTTGCCAACAGACTGTTTATCTCCAGCAATGGCACGATAAGACCTTTCACCACGGGCATTTGATATAGGTAAAATGGCAACTGTAGTCATAATGCTGATTAAGAATATTTGTTGTTTATCAATTATACCCCAGTCCTCTATTCCCTGTCCCTAAAAATTATTGACAAATTTCCCGTAATGTGTTTGTGAAGTTGGGATAAGAAATAGCAGCAGCTTCAGCGCGGTGAATGGTGGTTGTACCGATGGCGTTGAGGGCGGCGATCGCTAAACTCATGGCAATGCGATGATCTGTATGGCTATCTACTGCCGCACCGACTAAGGGAGTACCGCCGGTGATTTCCATTCCGTCGGGTAATTCGCTGATTTTTGCCCCCATTTTATTGAGTTGTTGTGCCATCACGGTAATGCGATCGCTCTCTTTGACTCTTAACTCCTCCGCATCCCGAATAATTGTTGTCCCCTCAGCAAAAGCCGCTGCAACTGCCAAAATGGGAATTTCATCAATTAATCTGGGAATAATATCACCAGCGATGGTACAGCTTTTTAAACCACCGGAACGCACGCGAATATCAGCCACAGGTTCTCCCGCTACTTCCCGCTGGTTCTCTAGTTGAATATCTGCCCCCATCAGTGCCAAAGCTTCTAAAATCCCCGTGCGGGTAGGATTGACACCGACATTTTCCACTACCAAATCTGAACCGGGAACGATCGCCCCCGCAACTAACCAAAAAGCCGCTGAACTGATGTCACCGGGAACAATTACGGTTTGTCCGTAGAGTTTCGCCCCACCTGTGATCGTGACGCTATTTGTGTCTGGATCTATACTTAATTCTGCGCCATAAGCCCTTAACATTCGTTCACTGTGATCCCGTGATAAAGCAGGTTCGGTGACGGTGGTTTGTCCTTCGGTGTTTAAACCCGCCAGGAGGATACAGGATTTAACTTGCGCCGAAGCAATGGGAGAATGATAATGAATGGGTTGGAGGGCTTGTCCTTGAATGGCTAGAGGTGCTAAGGTATTACCCTTACGTCCCCAAATTTGCGCCCCCATTTGTTGCAAAGGCTTGACAACACGGGACATGGGACGCGATCGCAGAGAACTATCACCTGTCACCGTGAAAAATCGCCCTGGATGGGATGCTAATAAGCCCAACATCAACCTCATCGTTGTCCCAGAATTACCAGCGTCCAAGACATCTATAGGCTCTTGAAAATTTCCCAAACCGATGCCTTTGACTGTGACTAATTCTGTATTTAATTCCGAAATTTCCGCCCCTAGCGCCCGAAAACAGGCAGCAGTGCTACGGGGGTCTTCACCTAACAGCAGTCCTTGAATTTGAGTTTCACCTTCAGCGATCGCCCCCAACATCAAAGCGCGATGGGAAATAGACTTATCACCAGGAACTCGGATACGTCCCTGCAAAGACAGTCCAGCCGCAGGGCGCTGAATAATTAAGTGATCCGAAGAGTTTGCTTGAGTTTCTAAAGTAATAACAATAGCCGACATTAGGATACAATGACTTTTGAATAGAATAAAAGCTAAACAGCGACTTGTTTATCACTATTCACTTCCAATTTAGTATCCTACCGCTTTTTGCCAACTATAATCTTTCTTCTGGTAGATAACAGGTGACAGGTAATACCATATTGAATTGTCTAGATTAACAAATCAAAATATTTGCTGACGATGAACCAGGTTTTACTATTTATTAGACATCTTGCTTGAATGTCTTGTTTTTTGTTGCTTCCAACCACCAAAAACTTCAGCCGTAACGTTAAATAGTAGGCAGAATCAGCAATTTAGAAAATCGCTCAACTTTTATTCTTTATTTGTAACCTCTCACACTCTCATGCTAACTCACCACCGCAAACCCGTATGTTTATCAATGATTTCCACTGACTTACCGATTTGGTCTGTGGTTGACACTGCTGGAACTTTAATTCAAAAGGATACAGATAAATTTCATTTACTATTAACTGCACCACCTCTGATTAGTTGTGAGGTAGGCAGTTATTTCAATCCAGAAGATACAATTTACCCAAGTAAAAACAATTTTTCTCCTCCTAGTAGTCCCAGAATTTTATGGCTAGAAATTTCATCTCGGCGGTTAATTATGACCATGCAAGGTAATGCACAAGTCAGTTACCGTCACTTTTGGGAGTTAGGTGTATATGGCATTAGTCGTTTTTGGTTGCCAAATGAATCATTACAACCCCATCAACCCATTCGTTTGCGTAATTTTACCAAAAGTTTCACTTTCAGCGGAAATCCTTTTCCAGAACATCTCCGTTTAGAATACGAATTCTGGACAGGAAAAGTCCAATTAGGTCATTATATTCTCAATTTAGAAATTCAGCATTAAAAGGAATAGGGAACAAAGGAAATATTTCTTCCCAATAACAACTGACGAATGACGAATGACGAATGACGAATGACGAATGACGAATGACGAATGACGAATGACGAATGACGAATGACCAATGACCAATGACCAATGACCAATGACCAATGACCAATGACCAATGACCAATGACCAATGACCAATGACCAATGACCAATAACTAATAATTAGGTTCATTACCTACTTTCCATTTGATATTGCAACCAATACTAGGTTTTTGTTCACTTGTCACAGGTTGATTATTTAAAACTGCGGTAATAGCTGCTCTTAAATCTTTACCTGTTACAGGTTGATCATTGCTAGGACGACTATCATCTAATTGTCCGCGATAAACGAGTGTTCTGTCGCCATCAAATAGAAAGAAATCCGGTGTACAAGCTGCCGTATAGGCTTTTGCTGTTGCTTGAGTTTCGTCGTAACAGAAAGTAAAATCAAACCCCAATTCTATACACATTTCTTTTAATGATTCTGGGGCATCATTAGGGTAATTTTTAGCATCATTAGCACTAATGGCAATAATCCCTAAATCACTATTGCTGTAATCTTGATCTAATCTGGCTAATTCTTGTTGAATATGCTTAACAAATGGACAGTGCCGACAAATAAACATAATTAACAATGCCTTTTTATTGGCAAAATTATCAAGAGAAATTGTTTTTCCAGATACTACTTCTGGTAGATGAAAATCTGGTGCTTTCGTGCCTAGAGGCAGCATGGTGGAAGCGGTTAAAACCATAATTTTTTTAATGTTTTGATCAGGATTTTTTCTAATAATAGAATAATCCATCTTGATTTAGGAAAATTACCAAATTCACATACATAACTTATTAGAAAATTTAAGTAGATTATGAATTATTTAATTAA harbors:
- the dapB gene encoding 4-hydroxy-tetrahydrodipicolinate reductase: MSNQTSIPVIVNGAAGKMGREVIKAVAEASDLTLMGAIDTTPEHQGKDAGELAGLSEPLEVPITNQLEPMLAYVAGERQMQPGVLVDFTHPDAVYNNIRSAIAYGIRPVVGTTGLSPAQLEELADFAEKASTGCLVIPNFSIGMVLLQEAALRASQYFDHVEIIELHHNQKADAPSGTAIQTAQLLAEMGKTFNTAIVVETEKIPGARGSLADEGIRIHSVRLPGLIAHQEVIFGAAGQIYTLRHDTSDRACYMPGVILAIRKVNQLKSLVYGLEKIL
- a CDS encoding FtsW/RodA/SpoVE family cell cycle protein encodes the protein MNLLRLIPIFDNSVSSWGLEARLLRWLTLTWMFIGLIILFSASYPVADARHGDGLYYFKRQILWAIASLIIFNIIVNLPLRKILGVSHWFLIFFLMLIFLTLIPGLGKKAFDAARWIAIGPIPIQPSELIKPFLVLQSATLFGQWEKRPWGIRLSWLGVFGLVLLGILAQPNLSTTALCGMTIWFIALAAGIPYKYLVGTAFGGLLLALLSISIREYQRKRIMSFMNPWADATGDGYQLVQSLLAVGSGQTWGSGFGLSQQKLFYLPIQDTDFIFAIFSEEFGFIGGILLLIMLAIFATLGLIIALKSKNITSKLVAIGVVVVMIGQSLLHIGVTTGALPTTGLPLPMFSYGGNSMVASLLSSALLIRVAREGSEAEVVLLRKTPSETRPRRRFF
- the proB gene encoding glutamate 5-kinase, whose translation is MTKTIVVKIGTSSLTQPETGQLALSSIATLAETLCDLRRQGHRVILVSSGAVGVGCARLGLTERPKTIALKQAVAAVGQGRLMRIYDDLFSILQQPIAQVLLTRADLVQRSRYLNVNNTFQELLGLGVIPIVNENDTVAVEELKFGDNDTLSALVASLVEANWLFLLTDVDRLYSADPRFVPDAKPISLVSSMQELTDLQIQTGGQGSQWGTGGMMTKISAARIAIAAGIRTVITQGQFPRNIEKIIQGELIGTHFAPQPEPTSARKRWIAYGLIPGGKLYLDEGAIAAVVKAGKSLLAAGIKAVEGEFDNQEAVQLCDSNGDEIARGLVNYNSEELQKICGRHSREIPSILGYGGADTVIHRDNLVLI
- a CDS encoding Uma2 family endonuclease; the encoded protein is MTIATERQITLEDFLKLPETKPASEFINGEILQKPMPQGEHSLIQTTFIEVVNGLTRSQKIAIAFSELRCTFGGSTIVPDIAVFRWERIPTTESGKIANRFEIHPDWVIEILSPEQPQKKVLTKLLHCSRHGTELAWLLNPEEESVLAVFPGQKIEIYEGDDKLPILENINLELTVKEIFGWLSFGS
- the pheS gene encoding phenylalanine--tRNA ligase subunit alpha; this encodes MTSNLENQLLALRQEGETAIASADTLERLEELRVNYLGKKGQLGALLRSMGQMSAEERPKIGAIANTVKEAIQNSLDQQRTALESAQIQVQLEAETIDVTMPGIYRPQGRIHPLNGIIDQTLDIFVGMGYTVAQGSEMETDYYNFEALNTPPDHPARDMQDTFYLPDGNLLRTHTSSVQIRYMEKEEPPIRVVAPGRVYRRDDVDATHSAVFHQIELLAIDEGLTFTDLKGTVKIFLQSIFGDLPIRFRASYFPFTEPSAEVDLQWKGRWLEVMGCGMVDPNVLKSVGYDPEVYSGFAAGFGVERFAMVLHQIDDIRRLYNSDLRFLQQF
- the surE gene encoding 5'/3'-nucleotidase SurE, whose translation is MKLLISNDDGISALGIRTLADTLAAAGHEVTVVCPDRERSATGHGLTLMQPIRAEIVESVFHPHIKAWACDGTPSDCVKLALWALLDSPPDLVLSGINQGANLGTEILYSGTVSAAMEGVIEGIPSIAFSLTSHTHKDFQAAAKFAEILVAKIAVQPLPELMLLNVNVPPLSWEEIAGVTFTRQGVRRYVDVFDKRTDPRGKTYYWLTGEVIEDVEPPIELNLPTHVPLDVHAIQKKYISITPLQYNLTYGHGLNQLSGWEFEFP
- a CDS encoding MBL fold metallo-hydrolase, which gives rise to MYRIENQFNVQFWGVRGSIPSPGLDTVRYGGNTPCVSMQVGGKRLIFDAGTGLHILGKSLLSQMPVEGHLFFTHSHWDHIQGFPFFTPAFISGNKFDIYGAIAPDGSTIEQRLNDQMLHPNFPVPLQIMQSNLTFHNVQIGQSISIDDIIIETAHLNHPGEAVGYRVNWRGGAAVYITDTEHYPDHLDENVLWLARNADVLIYDSTYSDEEYSNPKFPKIGWGHSTWQEAIKVAKAANVKTLVIYHHDPAHNDDYLDRVGEDAYASFPGAIMAKEGLVIPITTTDVTLASVSDSKHSD